A window of the Palaeococcus ferrophilus DSM 13482 genome harbors these coding sequences:
- a CDS encoding transcription factor S produces the protein MRFCPKCGSVMIPDRKRGVLVCRRCGYEEPIDPEKAEAYKVKKTVEHKPDEGVIVVEEDVRTLPIAKVKCPKCGNEEAYWWELQTRAGDEPSTIFYKCTKCGHTWRSYE, from the coding sequence ATGAGGTTCTGCCCCAAGTGTGGAAGTGTCATGATTCCCGACAGGAAGAGGGGAGTGCTCGTGTGCAGGCGCTGCGGTTACGAGGAACCCATTGACCCCGAGAAGGCCGAGGCGTACAAGGTCAAGAAGACGGTTGAGCACAAGCCCGACGAGGGCGTTATCGTGGTCGAGGAGGACGTCAGAACACTTCCCATAGCCAAGGTCAAGTGCCCCAAGTGCGGCAACGAGGAGGCCTACTGGTGGGAGCTCCAGACGAGGGCTGGTGATGAGCCTTCGACCATATTCTACAAGTGCACCAAGTGCGGCCACACGTGGAGGAGCTACGAATGA
- a CDS encoding ABC transporter ATP-binding protein, whose amino-acid sequence MEGKSSLSLLRRFIGEALSHRKTLAIVVVSIVGSALATLAPPYILSIAIDRYILAGNYSRFWVIGLLYLASLVAQWFFATLQTFYIEVFGQKVLRDLRARLHEKVLRSSLNFFKDKSTGDLVSRIVNDTGIVNDILVSGLLGGLGSLLSLTGIIIAMFLLDVKLTLVTLTSVPLMVLVAYYFGGKMRRAYRETRQKIARISSVVEESVAGVETIRAFGREGEAEREFSKVSRETIKAYLRVAVYMGLFWPLMNITSLLSVIVVMAYGGYLAYRGAVSVGVVVAFIQYAQRFRGPINNVVSMYDSLQSALAALERIYEVLDDGNVEDYSGKDVERLKGELTLENVWFEYEEGIPVLKGINLHIPPATKVAVVGKTGAGKTTIASLIMRFYDPTSGRILYDGLDGREISRRGVRKRIGYVPQETYLFPGTIMENILMANPGAREEDVVRVCRQLGVHGFIERLPQGYNTSAGEAGKLLSVGERQLISLARALLKDPDIVILDEALSSVDPKTERLVQDAMLRLMEGRTSIIIAHRLGITRFADKVVVVEDGRIVEEGSPEELLARRGHFYRLYTSQMGEALATQTNL is encoded by the coding sequence ATGGAAGGTAAGTCGTCCCTCTCGCTCCTCAGGAGGTTCATAGGCGAGGCCCTCTCCCACAGGAAAACCCTCGCGATAGTAGTTGTGAGCATAGTGGGCTCCGCCCTGGCTACCCTAGCGCCACCCTACATCCTGAGTATAGCGATTGACCGCTACATCCTGGCCGGCAATTATTCCCGCTTCTGGGTCATAGGCCTGCTCTACCTTGCCTCTCTCGTGGCCCAGTGGTTCTTCGCGACGCTTCAAACCTTCTACATCGAGGTCTTCGGCCAGAAGGTGCTCCGCGATTTGAGGGCGAGGCTCCACGAGAAGGTTCTTCGCTCGAGTCTGAACTTCTTCAAGGACAAATCAACCGGGGACCTCGTGTCGAGGATAGTGAACGACACGGGAATAGTGAACGACATCCTAGTTTCGGGCCTCCTGGGGGGCCTTGGAAGTCTGCTCAGCCTCACGGGCATAATCATCGCCATGTTCCTCCTCGACGTTAAGCTAACCCTCGTGACCCTCACGAGCGTTCCGCTGATGGTCCTTGTAGCTTATTACTTCGGGGGGAAGATGAGGAGGGCCTACAGGGAGACGAGGCAGAAGATAGCGAGGATTTCGAGCGTCGTGGAGGAGAGCGTCGCCGGTGTGGAGACCATAAGGGCCTTCGGCAGGGAGGGTGAAGCGGAACGGGAGTTCTCAAAGGTGTCAAGGGAGACGATAAAGGCCTACCTCAGGGTGGCAGTGTACATGGGCCTCTTCTGGCCGCTCATGAACATAACCAGCCTGCTCTCTGTGATAGTCGTCATGGCCTACGGTGGCTACCTTGCCTACCGGGGCGCGGTTAGCGTTGGCGTCGTAGTTGCCTTCATCCAGTACGCCCAGCGCTTCCGCGGGCCCATAAACAACGTCGTGAGCATGTACGACAGCCTCCAGTCGGCTTTGGCCGCTCTGGAGAGGATATACGAGGTTCTGGATGACGGGAACGTGGAGGACTACTCGGGAAAGGACGTCGAGAGGTTGAAGGGCGAGCTCACGTTGGAGAACGTCTGGTTCGAGTATGAGGAGGGCATCCCCGTTCTCAAGGGGATAAACCTCCACATTCCTCCCGCCACGAAGGTGGCCGTTGTTGGAAAGACGGGGGCCGGGAAGACCACGATAGCCAGCTTGATAATGCGCTTCTACGACCCGACGAGCGGCAGGATACTCTACGATGGCCTCGACGGGAGGGAGATTAGCAGAAGGGGCGTGAGGAAGAGAATCGGCTACGTCCCGCAGGAGACCTACCTCTTCCCGGGCACCATAATGGAGAACATCCTCATGGCGAACCCCGGGGCGAGGGAGGAGGACGTGGTAAGGGTATGCAGACAGCTCGGCGTCCACGGGTTCATAGAGAGGCTCCCGCAGGGCTACAACACCTCCGCGGGAGAGGCCGGAAAGCTCCTCTCCGTTGGGGAAAGGCAGCTCATTTCCCTCGCGAGGGCGCTTTTAAAGGATCCCGACATAGTAATCCTCGATGAGGCGCTCTCAAGCGTTGACCCGAAGACCGAAAGGTTGGTGCAGGATGCTATGCTCAGGCTGATGGAGGGCAGGACGAGCATCATAATCGCCCATCGCCTCGGGATAACGCGCTTCGCCGACAAGGTCGTCGTGGTTGAGGATGGAAGAATAGTGGAGGAAGGCTCTCCGGAGGAGCTGCTCGCGAGGAGGGGCCACTTCTACAGGCTCTACACATCGCAGATGGGAGAGGCGCTTGCCACCCAAACAAATTTATAA
- a CDS encoding ABC transporter permease: protein MNAVDIMTILFTSLMAMVPIVLTSVGAAWSERAGVVSIGYEGVLLMSAFFGAIFAELTGHATIGLVGGIITGMLLGMLHGALTVYLKGDHVIPGIGINLLAMGVVPFGILAYWGTAGQHQLVGSAQLWHIKTSTVELSPMVFVTIIIAIVTWWVLFKTPLGLRVRAVGENPEAADALGINVEKYRFWSTVYGHALAGLAGAYMSVDWLGLVHKTMSGGRGFIALANMVFSGWNPVVSLIGGWLFGFFEALATWLAPKHIIPGQFILMLPYIMTLVIVAGIIGKARPPKADGRPYKRE, encoded by the coding sequence ATGAACGCGGTGGACATAATGACGATCCTCTTCACCTCCCTGATGGCCATGGTGCCCATAGTGCTCACGAGCGTTGGAGCGGCGTGGAGCGAGAGAGCGGGTGTGGTCAGCATAGGCTACGAGGGCGTCCTCCTCATGAGCGCCTTCTTCGGCGCGATATTCGCGGAGCTCACCGGACACGCAACCATTGGCCTCGTAGGAGGAATTATCACGGGGATGCTCCTTGGGATGCTCCACGGTGCCCTAACGGTTTATCTCAAGGGAGACCACGTTATCCCGGGCATTGGAATAAACCTCCTCGCCATGGGTGTCGTGCCCTTCGGTATACTCGCCTACTGGGGAACCGCGGGCCAGCACCAGCTCGTGGGGAGCGCCCAGCTGTGGCACATAAAGACCTCCACCGTGGAGCTCAGCCCCATGGTCTTCGTGACCATAATAATCGCCATCGTGACGTGGTGGGTGCTTTTCAAGACGCCCCTCGGTCTTCGCGTTAGGGCCGTCGGTGAGAATCCGGAGGCGGCCGATGCACTCGGTATAAACGTCGAGAAGTACCGCTTCTGGTCAACGGTTTACGGCCACGCCCTGGCGGGACTTGCTGGAGCCTACATGAGCGTTGACTGGCTCGGGCTCGTTCACAAGACGATGTCGGGCGGAAGGGGCTTCATAGCACTCGCCAACATGGTCTTCAGCGGCTGGAACCCCGTGGTCTCGCTCATCGGCGGCTGGCTCTTCGGTTTCTTCGAGGCGCTGGCTACTTGGTTGGCTCCAAAGCACATAATCCCGGGGCAGTTCATCCTGATGCTGCCCTACATAATGACCCTCGTCATCGTGGCAGGGATCATCGGAAAGGCGAGGCCGCCGAAGGCCGATGGAAGGCCCTACAAGAGGGAGTGA
- a CDS encoding type II toxin-antitoxin system VapC family toxin, producing the protein MKRYLVDSSVILEALRGNPHAKELLESIENDPKFINPVIFSEVLFVFLKQITGKSYLTLRNNVREIKVHKGKIEKLYLFLRDNFVELPITEEISDMAFGFLKKYALLPNDAIILATAKFYELSLVSMDSDFERASTSEGIDCVCSVGNRGGESNG; encoded by the coding sequence ATGAAGAGGTATTTGGTTGATTCTTCGGTCATCCTAGAGGCCCTCAGAGGGAATCCCCATGCGAAGGAACTGCTGGAGTCCATAGAAAACGATCCGAAGTTCATAAACCCCGTGATCTTCAGCGAAGTCCTCTTTGTGTTCCTTAAACAAATAACCGGAAAGAGCTACTTAACACTCAGAAATAACGTGAGGGAAATAAAGGTACACAAAGGTAAAATTGAGAAGCTCTACCTCTTCCTAAGAGACAACTTCGTGGAACTGCCGATTACCGAAGAGATCAGCGATATGGCCTTTGGATTCCTTAAGAAATATGCCCTCCTTCCGAACGATGCAATAATCTTAGCAACCGCCAAGTTTTATGAGCTCTCACTTGTCTCTATGGACTCGGATTTTGAGAGGGCATCAACCTCAGAGGGAATTGACTGCGTCTGTAGTGTAGGCAACCGTGGAGGTGAAAGCAATGGTTAA
- a CDS encoding DNA polymerase sliding clamp codes for MFEIVFDGAKDFADLIATASNLIDEAAFKVTENGISMRAMDPSRVVLIDLDLPENIFSKYSVDGEETVGVNIDHFKKVLKRASGKDTLVLRKGKENYLEIVLQGTATRKFKLPLIDVEELELDLPELPFTAKAVILGEVIKEAVKDASLVSDSIKLIAKENELVFKAEGETQEVEIKLTLEDEGLLDIEVEEETRSAYGISYLADMVKGIGKADEVILRFGTEMPLQMDYPVRDEGRLTFLLAPRVEE; via the coding sequence ATGTTCGAGATAGTTTTCGATGGTGCAAAGGATTTTGCGGATCTGATAGCCACTGCCAGCAACCTCATCGACGAGGCGGCCTTTAAGGTCACCGAGAACGGAATAAGCATGCGCGCCATGGACCCGAGCAGGGTCGTGCTCATAGACCTCGACCTCCCCGAGAACATCTTCTCGAAGTACTCCGTTGACGGGGAGGAGACCGTTGGCGTTAACATAGACCACTTCAAGAAGGTTCTCAAGAGAGCCTCCGGCAAGGACACCCTCGTGCTCCGCAAGGGAAAGGAGAACTACCTCGAGATAGTCCTCCAGGGCACCGCCACCAGGAAGTTCAAGCTTCCTCTCATTGACGTTGAGGAGCTTGAGCTCGACCTTCCGGAGCTTCCCTTCACGGCCAAGGCCGTTATCCTTGGCGAGGTCATAAAGGAGGCTGTCAAGGACGCTTCCCTCGTCAGCGACAGCATAAAGCTCATCGCGAAGGAAAACGAGCTCGTCTTCAAGGCTGAGGGGGAAACCCAGGAGGTTGAGATTAAGCTCACCCTCGAGGACGAGGGCCTCCTCGACATAGAGGTTGAGGAAGAAACCAGGAGTGCCTACGGCATAAGCTACCTCGCCGACATGGTTAAGGGCATTGGAAAGGCTGATGAGGTCATCCTCCGCTTCGGCACGGAGATGCCCCTCCAGATGGACTACCCCGTAAGGGACGAGGGAAGACTGACCTTCCTCCTCGCTCCTCGCGTGGAGGAGTGA
- a CDS encoding DNA replication complex subunit Gins51 produces MGLDIIQLRELLERELGSTELEPLDEGFYREFEALEKALKFKAEGAGERGEDVEERLALAELKIAEKLVREIIRTRLHKIVDLAVRGVPAPMTPEERRVFSLLVAFINREELPSGVPEEVHVEETMEESVEVKRTIREAYIIEADIPRIFDEELNEHGPFREGDMVVLPRSLASVLEERGVARRVRIE; encoded by the coding sequence ATGGGCTTGGACATAATCCAGCTGAGGGAGCTGTTGGAGAGAGAACTGGGGAGCACTGAGCTTGAGCCCCTGGACGAGGGCTTCTACCGTGAGTTTGAGGCCCTCGAAAAAGCCCTGAAGTTCAAGGCAGAGGGGGCAGGTGAGAGGGGCGAGGACGTTGAGGAGAGACTCGCCCTGGCCGAGCTTAAGATAGCCGAGAAGCTCGTGAGGGAGATAATACGCACCCGCCTTCACAAAATCGTTGACCTCGCGGTTAGGGGCGTTCCGGCGCCCATGACGCCCGAGGAGAGAAGGGTCTTCTCGCTTCTTGTGGCCTTCATCAACAGGGAGGAACTCCCCTCAGGGGTTCCAGAGGAGGTTCACGTTGAGGAGACCATGGAGGAGAGCGTGGAAGTTAAGAGAACCATCAGGGAGGCCTACATAATAGAGGCCGACATTCCCAGGATCTTCGATGAGGAACTAAACGAGCACGGCCCCTTCAGGGAGGGGGACATGGTAGTTCTCCCGCGTTCCCTTGCATCGGTCCTCGAGGAAAGGGGAGTCGCGAGAAGAGTGCGTATAGAGTGA
- a CDS encoding nicotinamide-nucleotide adenylyltransferase — MVKRGLFVGRFQPVHNGHLKALEFVFSQVDEVIIGIGSAQASHTLKNPFTTSERMEMLIRALNETHLADKRYYLIPLPDINFNAIWATYVVSMVPRFDVVFTGNSLVAQLFREKGYEVIVQPMFRKDILSATEIRRRMIEGEPWEELVPKSVAGFIREIKGCERIRMLATNLEKNEKELQAPIRIPEF, encoded by the coding sequence ATGGTTAAGCGTGGTCTCTTCGTGGGCCGCTTCCAGCCCGTGCACAACGGACACCTGAAGGCGCTTGAATTTGTTTTTTCCCAGGTTGATGAGGTGATAATCGGCATCGGGAGTGCTCAGGCAAGCCACACCTTGAAGAACCCCTTCACGACGAGCGAGAGGATGGAGATGCTCATAAGGGCGTTGAACGAGACCCACCTCGCGGACAAGCGCTACTACCTGATTCCCCTGCCAGACATAAACTTCAACGCCATATGGGCGACCTACGTGGTGAGCATGGTACCAAGGTTTGACGTCGTCTTCACGGGTAACTCCCTCGTTGCCCAGCTCTTCCGCGAGAAGGGCTACGAGGTCATCGTCCAGCCGATGTTCAGGAAGGACATTCTCTCTGCCACGGAGATAAGGAGGCGGATGATTGAGGGGGAGCCCTGGGAAGAGCTTGTCCCTAAAAGCGTCGCCGGGTTCATCAGGGAAATCAAGGGCTGTGAGAGAATAAGGATGCTCGCGACGAACCTCGAAAAGAACGAGAAGGAGCTCCAGGCACCTATAAGGATTCCTGAGTTCTGA
- a CDS encoding COG1470 family protein, whose product MKGLRRILLPLIILVLALGCLYKAPYSIKASVEGSAVSPGEVFYIIVDFNNTGKVAFVGMEDLSQIPDGFMVLQEPQFPKLLKVGESVQLVWMIKAPTAPGAYPIKLRLNFVDELNRKWFEYHEFLITVVASNPPPPSPEPKEGHLTVKLASPREVLGGEEFEVEVSLSNEGEGDVRVEGVGLHLPGGLKVVSSPVFPLELEPHEDKRVVYAVRAPYSTLEGYMTLVVSYDEGGGMEKKPLSAPIRVVWQPWKNEGALEEAYGDNYRWIANPYVVDGYWARKYNADIVGDVESLRNVALPIVENASSEVEAGERLYGWIKENYVLGDNTTAVDPVKVLPQRKISYAEADILFVGLMKAVNVPARLVTLYDGKDCTARPVAEFYAGGKWYVVNFERDFFGELGDYMASPYFPRLYQLLGEGYMAVSFNPITLAGHEHVDVSAHLLEGVEDAIFKKVGERLTPNSRLQFEKVINSLDDNDKLFALFLFASAPREELNYVLSHYPTGDIVKGVEVIHEFYKGKPYPEDFGKYWNVLKEGLG is encoded by the coding sequence GTGAAGGGATTGCGCAGAATCCTCCTCCCCCTCATCATACTCGTCCTCGCTTTGGGCTGTCTCTACAAGGCCCCTTATTCTATAAAAGCATCGGTGGAGGGAAGCGCGGTTTCCCCGGGGGAGGTGTTCTACATAATCGTGGATTTCAACAACACGGGCAAAGTGGCCTTCGTGGGCATGGAGGATTTAAGCCAGATTCCCGATGGCTTTATGGTTCTCCAGGAACCCCAGTTCCCCAAACTCCTCAAAGTCGGGGAGAGCGTACAGCTCGTCTGGATGATAAAGGCCCCTACTGCACCGGGAGCTTACCCCATAAAGCTGCGCCTCAACTTCGTGGACGAGCTCAACAGGAAGTGGTTTGAGTACCATGAGTTCCTGATAACAGTTGTGGCATCGAATCCTCCACCTCCCTCTCCCGAACCAAAAGAGGGACACCTAACGGTTAAGCTGGCCTCGCCGAGGGAAGTCCTCGGGGGGGAGGAGTTCGAGGTTGAGGTAAGCCTCTCCAACGAGGGGGAGGGAGACGTTAGGGTTGAGGGCGTGGGTCTTCACCTTCCGGGAGGGCTTAAGGTTGTCAGTTCCCCTGTGTTCCCGCTCGAACTCGAGCCCCACGAGGATAAAAGAGTCGTCTACGCCGTCAGGGCCCCCTACTCAACCCTCGAGGGTTACATGACGCTGGTGGTGTCCTACGACGAGGGGGGCGGTATGGAGAAAAAGCCCCTGAGCGCTCCCATAAGGGTCGTGTGGCAGCCCTGGAAAAACGAAGGCGCCCTTGAAGAGGCGTACGGTGATAACTACCGCTGGATAGCCAACCCCTACGTTGTGGATGGCTACTGGGCGCGCAAATACAACGCAGACATTGTGGGGGACGTGGAGAGCCTCAGGAACGTTGCGCTCCCCATAGTGGAGAACGCCTCCTCTGAGGTGGAAGCGGGAGAAAGGCTCTACGGGTGGATAAAGGAGAACTACGTCCTCGGAGACAACACCACGGCGGTTGACCCGGTGAAGGTGCTCCCCCAGAGGAAGATAAGCTACGCGGAGGCGGATATCCTATTTGTGGGGCTGATGAAGGCAGTGAACGTTCCCGCGAGGCTCGTGACGCTTTACGATGGGAAGGACTGCACCGCCCGACCTGTGGCGGAGTTCTACGCCGGGGGCAAATGGTACGTTGTGAACTTCGAGAGGGACTTCTTTGGGGAGCTGGGGGACTATATGGCAAGCCCGTACTTCCCGCGCCTCTACCAGCTCCTCGGGGAGGGGTACATGGCCGTCTCCTTCAATCCCATAACACTGGCCGGCCACGAGCACGTTGATGTGAGTGCCCACCTCCTGGAGGGTGTTGAGGATGCAATCTTCAAAAAGGTCGGGGAGAGGCTGACCCCAAACAGCAGGCTCCAGTTTGAGAAGGTCATCAACTCGCTGGATGACAATGACAAGCTTTTTGCCCTCTTTCTCTTCGCCTCCGCCCCCCGGGAAGAGCTTAACTACGTCCTGAGCCATTATCCCACCGGCGACATTGTGAAGGGGGTGGAGGTAATCCACGAGTTTTATAAGGGTAAACCCTACCCAGAGGACTTCGGGAAATACTGGAACGTTCTAAAGGAGGGACTTGGATGA
- a CDS encoding SAM hydrolase/SAM-dependent halogenase family protein, which yields MITLTTDFGLRGPYVGEMKVAMLRVNPKATIIDVTHGITRHSIIEGSFVMEQVVKYSPEGAVHVGVIDPGVGTSRRAVVIEGNQWLVVPDNGLATLPLKHIKPKRAWEIDVEKLKRFTGWEVSSTFHGRDVFGPAGALIDREISPEEFATEIPLESLIKLDVEPRKEGDTWILKVIYVDDFGNVILNLEDYGRPSEVELPDFNLKIPYLETYGMVNRGELLALPGSHGYLEIAVNQGSAAGRLGLNVGDEVRVRLI from the coding sequence ATGATAACGCTGACGACCGACTTTGGCCTGAGAGGTCCATACGTCGGCGAGATGAAGGTGGCCATGCTCAGAGTGAACCCAAAAGCTACCATCATTGATGTGACTCATGGAATAACGCGCCACTCAATCATCGAGGGCTCCTTCGTCATGGAGCAGGTTGTTAAGTATTCCCCGGAAGGAGCCGTTCACGTCGGCGTTATAGACCCGGGCGTGGGAACCTCAAGGAGAGCGGTGGTAATCGAGGGGAATCAGTGGCTCGTCGTTCCGGACAACGGATTGGCTACGCTCCCGCTCAAGCATATCAAGCCAAAAAGGGCGTGGGAGATCGACGTTGAAAAACTGAAACGCTTCACCGGCTGGGAGGTGAGCTCGACCTTCCACGGCAGGGACGTCTTCGGGCCCGCGGGGGCGCTGATTGACAGGGAAATCTCGCCGGAGGAGTTTGCAACCGAGATTCCGCTGGAGAGCCTCATCAAACTAGACGTCGAGCCAAGGAAGGAGGGCGATACCTGGATTCTCAAGGTCATCTACGTGGACGACTTCGGAAACGTCATACTGAACCTTGAGGACTACGGAAGGCCGAGTGAGGTTGAGCTCCCCGACTTTAACCTAAAAATCCCCTACCTTGAGACCTACGGGATGGTCAATAGGGGAGAGCTCCTCGCCCTGCCCGGAAGCCACGGCTACCTTGAGATAGCCGTGAACCAGGGTTCTGCCGCCGGGAGGCTCGGCCTCAATGTTGGGGACGAGGTGAGGGTGAGGCTTATCTGA
- a CDS encoding ABC transporter permease: MKTSGSELLKTVNFRPFVESLIAVLVGFLIGAIVLVAFGYNPLEAYYWLLRGALGSVGGMASTLKYSTPIMLTALTFALGTRTGIFNIGAESSFYFGAIAAVIFTNMWPNELFGIVMGMLLGALWALPAALLKVYRGVHEVISTIMLNWIGWYFVLWLIVGPYANPNDPNKTIRIPEVARLPEIGYGLSIAIVIAVLASILTYFLLWHTNLGFSMRASGMNEKAARYGGMSPRMAIIWSFVIGGFLSGLGGAMKIMGEGPTYAISQGGANIYGFGFDGIGVSLVGRNHPLGIILSAVFFGMLRAGRSLMQANAHVPLEIINVIQGIIVITVAVPSLYDLVKKALRRSAP, encoded by the coding sequence ATGAAAACATCAGGAAGTGAGCTCCTAAAAACGGTCAACTTCCGCCCCTTCGTCGAGAGCCTCATAGCCGTCCTCGTGGGATTCCTCATAGGTGCGATAGTCCTGGTGGCCTTTGGGTACAACCCGCTTGAGGCGTACTACTGGCTGCTGCGGGGCGCTCTGGGGTCCGTGGGTGGGATGGCCTCGACCCTCAAGTACTCCACCCCGATAATGCTCACGGCCCTCACCTTCGCCCTCGGCACGAGGACGGGAATCTTCAACATCGGTGCGGAGAGTTCGTTCTACTTCGGGGCAATAGCTGCGGTTATCTTCACCAACATGTGGCCCAACGAGCTCTTTGGAATCGTCATGGGCATGCTCCTAGGTGCCCTCTGGGCCCTGCCCGCGGCCCTCCTCAAGGTTTACCGCGGCGTCCACGAGGTCATCTCCACGATCATGCTCAACTGGATTGGGTGGTACTTCGTCCTCTGGCTCATAGTCGGCCCCTACGCCAACCCCAACGACCCCAACAAGACCATCAGAATACCTGAAGTCGCCAGACTGCCGGAGATCGGCTACGGCCTCTCGATAGCCATCGTGATAGCAGTCCTCGCCTCCATACTAACCTACTTCCTGCTCTGGCACACCAACCTCGGCTTTAGCATGCGCGCCAGCGGTATGAACGAGAAGGCCGCCCGCTACGGCGGAATGAGCCCGAGGATGGCCATCATATGGTCCTTCGTCATAGGAGGCTTCCTCAGCGGGCTCGGCGGTGCGATGAAGATTATGGGAGAGGGACCCACCTACGCCATAAGCCAGGGCGGTGCGAACATCTACGGGTTCGGTTTCGACGGAATAGGCGTGTCCCTCGTGGGAAGGAACCACCCCCTCGGCATAATACTCTCGGCGGTGTTCTTTGGAATGCTCAGGGCGGGAAGGTCGCTGATGCAGGCGAACGCCCACGTTCCCCTCGAGATAATCAACGTCATCCAGGGAATAATCGTCATCACCGTCGCCGTCCCGTCCCTCTACGACCTCGTTAAAAAAGCCCTGAGGAGGTCTGCCCCATGA
- a CDS encoding ABC transporter ATP-binding protein, whose translation MGDSLRQLKRLLGYLREHRPHFIAGLFLVLLMSYTNGVIPVLIREAIDGGITTGEYRIAIRYALLVLLVAVLNGAFSFSGRYLLVRAAQHAVYHLRMDAFKAIQRHRMEFFDRTYSGQLISRITNDTERITRFLSFRVRMFVYSVFLIIVSLYYMARMNRALTAVALVTIALVVALNTTYARKVRPIYDRVRHQTGVIASVSTGSIAGVKTIKALSVEEEIQGKFQRENEELYSLNVEATKITALYGNAPFLIMGIAMSAMLYYGGRAIMAQNLTVGELTAFLTYMLTMTWPLRALGFTIGDIQRSLAAASRLFEVIDSAPEHIDPPDAVELTNPRGEIEFRDVYLTYHTGKTVLKGLNLKIRPGERVLITGPPGSGKSTLLKLIARFYEPEKGKVLIDGVDVGKIKTSSLRKTVAYVPQEPFIFNRSLRENIALANPDASLEEIIRAAKIAKIHDFISSLPEGYDTVVGEKGVTLSGGQRQRIALARALLLEPKIILLDDPVSNLDAKTEESLVEDLRDILEGKTAIIVSQRLSMARLVDRVIVMVDGRVVEDGKPEALAGKGGLFSEMLGRGGWNGR comes from the coding sequence ATGGGCGACTCGCTGCGGCAACTCAAAAGGCTGTTGGGCTATCTAAGGGAGCACAGACCCCACTTCATTGCGGGCCTATTCTTGGTCCTCCTGATGTCCTACACCAACGGCGTAATCCCCGTCCTCATAAGGGAGGCGATAGACGGGGGAATAACCACCGGAGAGTACCGCATCGCTATCCGCTACGCCCTTCTCGTCCTCCTCGTTGCGGTTCTCAACGGGGCATTCAGCTTCAGCGGGCGTTATCTCCTCGTAAGGGCGGCCCAGCACGCAGTCTACCACCTCCGTATGGACGCTTTTAAGGCAATTCAGCGGCACAGAATGGAGTTCTTCGACAGGACCTACTCGGGCCAGCTAATAAGCAGGATAACCAACGACACGGAGAGGATAACGCGCTTTTTATCGTTCCGAGTGAGGATGTTCGTCTACTCCGTCTTCCTCATCATAGTCTCGCTCTACTACATGGCACGCATGAACCGGGCCCTTACGGCTGTCGCCCTCGTCACGATAGCCCTCGTGGTCGCTTTAAACACCACCTACGCGAGGAAAGTGAGGCCCATCTACGACAGGGTGAGACACCAGACCGGAGTCATAGCCTCGGTTTCAACGGGCAGCATAGCGGGAGTTAAGACGATAAAGGCCCTCTCCGTGGAGGAAGAAATCCAGGGGAAGTTCCAGAGAGAGAACGAGGAACTCTACTCCCTCAACGTCGAGGCCACCAAGATAACGGCCCTCTACGGAAACGCGCCCTTCCTGATCATGGGAATAGCTATGAGCGCCATGCTCTACTACGGCGGGAGGGCGATAATGGCTCAAAACCTGACCGTCGGAGAGCTTACAGCCTTTCTGACCTACATGCTCACCATGACGTGGCCCCTTAGGGCTTTGGGCTTCACGATAGGCGACATCCAGAGGAGCTTAGCGGCAGCATCAAGGCTCTTCGAGGTGATTGATTCGGCCCCGGAACACATCGACCCGCCTGACGCTGTAGAGCTCACCAATCCGCGCGGGGAAATAGAGTTCAGGGACGTTTACCTAACCTACCACACCGGGAAGACGGTCCTCAAGGGGCTTAACCTTAAAATCCGGCCGGGTGAGAGAGTCCTAATAACCGGTCCGCCCGGTTCCGGGAAGAGCACCCTGCTGAAGCTCATAGCGCGCTTTTACGAACCCGAAAAGGGGAAAGTGCTGATTGACGGCGTGGACGTGGGCAAAATAAAGACCTCCAGCCTCAGAAAAACCGTCGCCTACGTCCCGCAGGAGCCCTTCATCTTCAACAGGAGCCTGAGGGAGAACATAGCGCTGGCAAACCCCGACGCGAGCCTTGAGGAGATTATCAGAGCGGCCAAAATAGCGAAAATCCACGACTTCATCTCCTCGCTTCCAGAGGGTTACGATACGGTTGTCGGTGAGAAGGGCGTAACCCTCTCCGGAGGCCAGAGGCAGAGGATAGCTCTGGCGAGGGCCCTCCTCCTAGAGCCGAAGATAATCCTCCTTGATGATCCTGTCTCAAACCTCGACGCAAAGACCGAGGAGAGCCTGGTCGAAGACCTTAGGGACATCCTTGAGGGCAAGACCGCAATAATCGTCTCCCAGAGGCTCTCGATGGCGAGGCTCGTTGATAGGGTTATCGTGATGGTCGATGGAAGGGTTGTGGAGGACGGAAAGCCGGAGGCGCTGGCAGGGAAAGGCGGGCTCTTCAGCGAGATGCTCGGCAGGGGTGGGTGGAATGGAAGGTAA